TTGTTGTCTAAGTAAAGCACTTCCAAAGAGGAAATCCCACCCAACTCAGAGGGCACATTGCCGCTCAACAAATTAGATGAGAGTCAGAGATAAATAAAGGATGGATTCAAACCAAGCGAAGCTGGCATATCTCCACTTAATGAGTTGTATGGGAGACTAAGGTATTGAAGGGAAAACAAATTTCCAATGCAAGGTGGCAAACTTCTAGTAATAGTAGAATGCGACAAAGTAAATTTGATAAGTTGGGGCCACACTTCACATAACAATATTTGTCTTATATTTCTGGTTATTTTGTTGTAGACCAACTTAAGCTCTTTCAAATAAGGCAAATGGGAAATACTCAAATGAAATGGCCCCATCAGGTCACAACAGTTAGACTTTTAAACTGAATAGATACTAAACCAGTCATATTTCCCAACCATGTTGGCAACCTGGAAGTAAACTGGTTCCATTCAAGCTGGAGGTGGGACATGTAGTTGAGGTTTTGTAAAGCATGTTGGAGTTTATTGTCCTTGAGCCCAGTCAGCCCCCAATAGATATATCTCCCCACCTAATTGTCAGGAGAGTAGTTGCAATAGAATAGCTTGGAGGAGATTGACTTTGGGATCTCCATCCAATAGCTACTGACATAGAAAATTTGTTTTTTatccagttgggttttccacaagaaaaaaaatgttttcttcttgtgttaatTTGTCAGCTCTTTTATTTGGCTCTAGTTGAATGTAAAAATTTCTaaaataccgattcacccccctctcagcatctgtgTTTTGatttacatttggtatcagagtaggtGATCTTCAATCAAAGCTTGAAAGCCTAAAGAAATGATCTTGATAGTTTAATATGAATCCCCTAGAAGGTCTAACAACCAACATAGCTCCCTTGTTTGATGGGTTGAACTATGCATTTTGGAGTGTTCGGATGAAAACATATATCACGTCTCTAGGTTTTGATTTTGACATGAGTCTGGTTAATGGCTACACACCTCCTTCTAAACGACCCATAGATCCTAATAGAAAAAAGGCTTTTGAAAATAATACCAAATCCATGAATGTCATTTTGTGTGGTTTGTCAGAACTAGAATTTGTCCAAGTCATACATTGTGACTCTGCTGAGGCTATCTGGGAAATACTTTAGAATGGTTACGAAGGGGACGAGAAGGTTAAAAATGCAAAACTTTGAACACATAAAATGTTGTTTGAAGGTCCCAAAATGCGAGAGGATGAGAGCATAGAAACATATTTCTTAAGAGTTGATGAAGTGGTTAATTATTTGAAAGGTTTGGGAGAGAAGTTGGATGATAAAGAAGTTGTTCCAAAAATCTTAAGATCATTTCCCTTAAAAGATTTGATGCTAAAGTTTCAACGACTGAAGAGACGGTTGAAATTGATAAGCTTACAGTTGATAAGTTGTATGGGATCCTGACAGTTTATGAAATGAGGATGAATGCTGAGGCTTCTTCAAAAAGGGAAAATTCCTTCAAGGTCTCAAAGAAGAGTAAAGAGAAAAGTCCTGCATCTAGCATTCAGAGGAAGAAAGTGATGGTGAAGAAGCTCATTTTGCAAGAAAATCTAGGAAAAGTTCTAGTAAGTTTAAAGACAAATTGTCTTTAATTTGTTTTAACTACAGAAATAAAAGACATTTTCTTCAAAATGTATTTATGAGAAGGAAGAGGACAACTGTTATTGAAATGAACATAAAAACAAcaagaagaaattcttgaagaaagGCAAGAAGTCTCTATTGAAAAGAAGAAAGCAACTCGTCAAAAGCTAGTGAAGAAGAATCACTAAACAATGAAGTCCTATTCATGGTTGTAGAAGAAACTCTGTCTAAAAATGAGGAAGAAGTTGAAATTGATTTGCAACAAGAACTTATTTCTACCCTCAATGAAATTAAGAATCTTAGAAAGAAGAAACAAAGTCTGAAAGTAATGCTAAAAGAGGAAATTAACAAGTTTTCTAAAAAAACTATTGCATTAGAGGTTGATGAAAAACTAATAGAAGATCTTAGAAAATAACTCAAGGATGAGGAGTTTAtttgtgaaaatattgaaaatgaagtTGTCTCATTGAGAAAGTTagaaaaatcctcaaaacaatttaGTAATGAGAACACTTTTAAGAAAAGTAACATGACACTAGATGGTCTGTTGAGTTCTCAAAAGCAGTTTTTTGACAAGACTAGAGTTGGTCATGATGAAAGTcaatgttctaaatcctctaaaggTGAACAACAAAAGCCTAATGTTGGTTTTATTCCTAAAAACGGAAATAGTAACTTCAATAAGTTTTCTAATACTGGACAAGCTCATATGACTAGATATAAAAAATGCTTACTTTCATAGTTACTAATTTTCTTGCAACTATTTTGGTCACAAGGCTGTAAATTGCAGAATATTTCCTAGAAGAAATTTCAGTTTTGTGAAAAAAAATCCTTTTCCTCCTCTGAGGAATTATAATTTTGTTTGTTATAAGTGCAATAACCTTGGTCATTCTGcaaaatttcaaaagaattttttgaCAAATTAATCTAAAAAGATGGATGCAAaagggaaagcaaacaagaatgtcAATGTTTGGAGGAAAAAGAAAAAGCCAAGTTTAGAAATGTCTTTAGTTATGTAAACTACCTTTTTAGCACAAAATGTGAAAGATATCTGGtatgttgatagtggttgttccaaacATATGACTCTTGACAAGAACAAATTTCAATCCCTTAGAAGAATGAATGGAGGTAAAGTCAGATTTGGAGGTAACTCTTCAGCAAGAGTTGTAGGTGTAGGTACTCTTGTCTTAaatggtggagaaactaaagttgagaatgtcttgtatgttaaaggtttgaagcataacttGTCGAGtgtctgtaatgtccccactttagcaattgaccaagtgtatgtgcgttagcctatctctacatggtcctgagggctaacgaagggtttaaggggatcctggagtgttttggcctagtcatttccagtttgggccaaaacggagttgatttacttagtttcaggcatacttactatttttagtaagtcagcaagacacaacggaggctagttttggtgattgggtTCGATACTTCTCGGCGAGAgatttccgacgagctatcacttgcgctattcggagtccgattgctaatatattttaatgcctcaagtgttattaaagtaacatttaatttaattgtaaaatgttaaagtgttaatttaatatttattttatggggatgtgtgcaaatcaaaggggcacccaagggagacataagtgaatattttaatatgttttatattgcacatattttatcccacattgctcaagtgagttgggtcgtcccttggagaaagaataaaaggaagcttttgtggcttcattcagcatgttgaatatgagaagaattggtatgtgtgagttgcagatccattgttggcattagaggacgtctatcctctcttgtgacattctagacgtcattcccctggggtttggccggcctttggaatccattgctattaGCTTCATTATCAGGCAGATTGGATGCATTTCCAGCTATAGGCAGATTTAatgtttgttcatatcttctttcctacttgtccgatgcttatgccattttgaggagatgattttatgaagatattggacctaTTGAAGACAAATTAAAATTGCCGCAccactattcacgtgggtactattcacgtgggtactattcacacagttactattcacgtgggtactattcacgcagttactattcacgtgggtactattcatgtcactgtagcagcaagattgaaaatgatcgctggagtattatgtcaataatgctggaataattagtgagttgataatctgccatgtatttgattttattgattctgaaaataacatcttatcagcagtagttcaatcttcagtttgcatattattgtagtttccttcttgttcatgttatgtgatttcaaatctatgcaaaaacataaaaacaaacaagcatttcatttccgaagccataacaagtttaaacattaaacggtgaaaatatatttaaaattattttctttccaTACCCATAGGAGAGACATTACCTATTTAAATaggaaatattatatattattttctttCAGACAACTATCTATAGTACTCATGACATATCCATCTATGACTATATGAAGGCAATGCCTCTTTACACcactattttttttccttttccataTCATATAAAAGACAGTGTCCATATCATATTATTTTCTTACACATAATCTATCTATAATACAAACAATCTATCTAAATGACCCATGACATATCTATCTATGACCATATGAAGGCAATGCCTCTCTACACTACTATTTATTATTTTCTGAGTGACAATATATTCAGAAGACCTACGGCATACCCATCTAGGATTCTAATGTATATTACACGCCATTTCTTTTTTAGGCAAAGGACTCCAAACACTCCCCAGAATCCAACAGCAAAGCTTGCCATCCAACTTACATACCAATACCATGGgatttcttcttcctcttcctcctcttcatctTCGGAAACCGGTGGCATACCTGCAGATGAGTTGTACTCACAACTACATGATCTCTTGTCAACTGGAAACCCACACAGACCGGGGTTCCCTGAAAAGTAAGTGGAATTGAATGTAGAAAATTGACGCCCTGATGGGATTCTTCCACAGAGCATGTTGTTGGACACAATGAAGAAACTCATAAAGGAAAGTTGTACCATCTGACCTGGGATTCTTCCACGCAATTTATTATTTGAAAGATCCAATGATTCTAACTGCTCTAACAAGCCAAAACTTACTGGAATCTCTCCTGTAAGACTATTACCTGACAAATTCAGGACATGTAAATGCTTAAGGTTGCCAATTTCTGAAGGAATGTCACCTGAAAGCTGATTTGAAGAGAGATCAATGACTGTTATAAGCAATAGAACAAAATCCCCATAGGTTAGATTCAATCTTTTATTAGTCACATTGATCTCTTCCTTATAATAATATGAACGACCATAAGAGGACTGACCATTTAAGATTTCTGATCCTCCCGCTTCTCCATCCATCATACCTGTCAACTTCCCCAGTTCTGGTGGGATAGCACCAGTCAAATTATTGTGGAAGATATCTAAGACATGGAGAGTTGAAAGATTGCCTAATGCATGTGGTATCCACCCATGGAATTTGTTTGACCTTAAAACAAGTATCATCAAATCAGAAAGCTGACCTAACCAAAGAGGTATATTCCCAGACAAGAAATTATTGGCCATATCTAAAATCTGCAATTTCCTACAGCTTTGGACATCAGATGGCAAGTTTCCCTGTAGCATGTTGTCACTGAGATGAAGCTTTTCGAGTTGGCGTAGCCTTCCTATCTTAGATGGAATCTCCCCACTTAATTTATTGTTTGCCAGATTTAGTCTTTTCAAAGCTGTGCAGTTGGTGAGGCTTGATGGTATTTTACCTTCAAAGTTGTTACCTGATAGATCCAAATCCCGTAGCTTTTGCAGAAGACTGATGGAAGTAGGAATATCACCTCTTAAATCATTTTCAGAGAATAACAAGAACTCAATGTTAGGAAGAAGCGAACCAATCTCCACTGGGATAAAACCGGTGAATCTATTCTGAGACAAGTCCAACAATTCCAAATCTGATGCAGGCACAGAAGGAATCGGAACAGAACCAGTCAACATATTATGACCCAAATTTATCCGGTCATAGTGACTTATATTAACGCTGGAAGGGAGTTCACCTTGCAAGTTATTATGCAACAGGTAAATAAGTCCCAAATTTGGAAGGTCCCCAAGCCAAGCTGGAATGTTTCCAAAAAGACTCTTGTTGCTGAGATCCAAAATTTGCGGCCTAAATTGTGTTGAAAGGAATGCAGGAATGAGACCCCCTATGTAACATTGGAATCGGATAGACTAAATCTGCTAAGTTGGGGCCACGCTTCACATGGCAATATTTGTCTTATATTTCCAGTTATTTTGTTGTCGACCAACTTAATCTCTTTCAGATGAGGCAAACGGGAAAGACTCGAAGGAAATGGCCCCGTCAGGTCACAGCGGTCAAAGTGAATGGATACTAAACCAGTCATATTTTCCAGCCATGTGGGCAACCTGGAAGTAAACTCGTTCCAGCCAAGATGGAGATGGGAGAGCGAGGTGAGGTTTCGTAAAGCATTGGGGATGTGCCCCGACAGAGCACAGTCTTTGAGGTTGAGGTGGTGGAGATTATGGAGCCTAGAAAGTGGCGCTTCTAATTGCTTCCCCGCCATGTTCAGTTCGACCCCTTGTAGTGACAAATGCTTTAACCCTCGTACATTCTCTGTCCACTTCAAACTGGGACTATAGACAGGTCCACAATCATACCAGCTATATGAAATCTCGTCCTCGAGGTAAATCTTTGTAGCAAGATCTATAACTTGCAGTTGGGAAAGATTTCCCAGACGCCACAGAATACTACCATCCAGATCAGCACCAGCACAAGACAAGTCGAGATAAGTCAAGTTGTGAAGGGAGGATATATGCTTTGAAATCTGGCCTTGAAAATAACTGAAGCTGAGATCGACATGCTTGAGTCGGTGTAGACTAGAAAGCTCTGAATGTGGAAGACCAAGAAAACACATTTCATTACAATAATGAGAAATCATtagttcaaaaacaaaaaaatgatgctAATTAGAAGTGTCTTTACCTGCCGGTATAATGCCACTGAAGAAATTGGCTCTCAAATCCAAATGCTCCAGATACTTCAATTTGAACAGTGCTGGAGAAAGTATGCCAGTTGTCGGATAATGTTCATCGAGATTTATTGAATTTTCAGCGTCAATTGTCAGAGAATCTTTATCGAGATTTATCGAATTTActgaaaattgagaaagatgaattttGATGACATGGGATGTCTCTCGGCTGCATTCAACCCACGCCACTCACAACAATTAAGCCCATTCCATGAACTAAATCTAAGTGAAGGATATATCTCTTTCTTGAAAGCAACGAGGGCATCTCTTTCCTCCCTTAAGCACACAACATTGCAGCTGATCGTCACCCAACACCATGTCAACGCAACCAAAAAACATAAGTCCCCCAAGTATCTCTCCATCTTAAAATTTCAGTTGTTTCACCTGCAACGACATGGACTAACATACTCAGAATTGGTAAAACTGATGCAGGGGCATCTGCCAAACAGGGCATGGACACATCAATTTATAtagaattttgtcagatgtagttgcgaCTGTCCGTGTTGACGTCTATGCAAGTGTGGAAGCATAAATAAGCAAAATGTTTCATAAATTGCAGGGGAGGATATGTATAAATGGATTGGTTAAAAGGCTTAAGAAATGGATATGTATAAATGAAGAGGGGAGTTGGGCCTTTAGCCTGGACGGCATCCAAATTTGAAGGTCAATGTGTGCATTTTTTGtctctagatttcaaaagaatgtaATTTGATTTATTATGTTTAATTGAATGCGGAGAGTCTCTGCGTGTGTGCATTTTTGTTAATGTTCTGTGTCGAGTTGCAGACCAGAGGGGTTTCAAAAAATCAACCAAATTAAAATGTAACTTACCTGAAGTTGAACCGAATTTGTACCCAAGGTTTGAGCAGGATAGGAGGAGGCATATGGTAATGAGATTATATGCGTAACATTATTGAAATTGGCATTGTTCCGTTTGAATGGAAAACCAGGTTGGAAAGTGGGTGGAAGATGCGCACGGGCGAAGTCTACAGTCTTgaatttaaattttatgtttatcaAATATGACTTTTCAAAAcaaactttgcaattaaatcattAAATTTAATATACACAAATCGTTCTATAGCCCTTACTTATTGTGTTTGTTTTTTTACACATATTTTTTAGGTGCTAACTTATGATACTTTATTTCCTTCAGCAGAATGACATATTGTTCAAggtactttttaatattttcaacCTATCAAATATCAAAACTAGAATTTAGAAGAATGGTGACTAGGTTTGTATTCATATTAGAAGACAGTTGGATCAGATTAAGTATCAATTTTTGCAGCTTCAGCGAGGAGATATCAAGTGCATCAAATAGTTGCACAAATTTTTTGTAGATATGTACTTTGTTATTGAGCTGATTGGTTCAGCTATTTAGGTTTAGTtccattattttttcttttcacgTGCAGCCTTTTTTTAAGGCCGCCTTTCATTTTATTGTATTTCTTCTCAGTGTGTTCCATACAAAAAATTATTCTAATGATAGAGATATTCATTTTTCAAATTAAAGACAACCTTTTAAAAAATATTCACAAAGAAGATATATGCTATAATTATAGAGTTAATTACTTTTGTCTTCTACATATTTATgctttataatttaatatttaatgttcaaTAACTCATGACAATATATTCTATTGATATTATTAGTTCATTCTAAGGTAGAATACTTATGCATTCATTGTATTCAGTTTCTTTCATCACTTTAACTAATCGTCACAtagaattaaaaattttgaaaaaatatcttATAGTTATATTTActttttcattttaaattattgtaAAAATATCATGTATGCCTCATTCTATTAGTTTTTATTAGAAAGctgagaaaataaaattcaaattgaacctacaatttaacaatttacaattattttattgatttc
This genomic stretch from Cryptomeria japonica chromosome 8, Sugi_1.0, whole genome shotgun sequence harbors:
- the LOC131034603 gene encoding receptor like protein 23-like, producing MCFLGLPHSELSSLHRLKHVDLSFSYFQGQISKHISSLHNLTYLDLSCAGADLDGSILWRLGNLSQLQVIDLATKIYLEDEISYSWYDCGPVYSPSLKWTENVRGLKHLSLQGVELNMAGKQLEAPLSRLHNLHHLNLKDCALSGHIPNALRNLTSLSHLHLGWNEFTSRLPTWLENMTGLVSIHFDRCDLTGPFPSSLSRGLIPAFLSTQFRPQILDLSNKSLFGNIPAWLGDLPNLGLIYLLHNNLQGELPSSVNISHYDRINLGHNMLTGSVPIPSVPASDLELLDLSQNRFTGFIPVEIGSLLPNIEFLLFSENDLRGDIPTSISLLQKLRDLDLSGNNFEGKIPSSLTNCTALKRLNLANNKLSGEIPSKIGRLRQLEKLHLSDNMLQGNLPSDVQSCRKLQILDMANNFLSGNIPLWLGQLSDLMILVLRSNKFHGWIPHALGNLSTLHVLDIFHNNLTGAIPPELGKLTGMMDGEAGGSEILNGQSSYGRSYYYKEEINVTNKRLNLTYGDFVLLLITVIDLSSNQLSGDIPSEIGNLKHLHVLNLSGNSLTGEIPVSFGLLEQLESLDLSNNKLRGRIPGQMVQLSFMSFFIVSNNMLCGRIPSGRQFSTFNSTYFSGNPGLCGFPVDKRSCSCEYNSSAGMPPVSEDEEEEEEEEIPWYWYVSWMASFAVGFWGVFGVLCLKKKWRVIYIRILDGYAVGLLNILSLRK